A single Ammospiza caudacuta isolate bAmmCau1 chromosome 6, bAmmCau1.pri, whole genome shotgun sequence DNA region contains:
- the LOC131559500 gene encoding retinol dehydrogenase 12-like: MLNCWEAALGAAVSVPVFLFVAAPYIRRYVAGGRCKSTARLEGKVVIITGANTGIGKETARDLARRGARVIIACRDTAKAEAAASEIRAETGNQEVIAKKLDLADTKSIREFAERFLAEEKELHILINNAGVMLCPYSKTADGFEMQLGVNHLGHFLLTFLLLERLKQCAPARIVNVSSLAHHGGRIRFHDLHGEKSYNRGLAYCHSKLANVLFTRELARRLQGTKVTANALHPGSVYSDLVRHSSVMTWLWKIFSFFLKTPCEGAQTSIYCAVAEELESVTGQYFSDCQPAYVSPRGRDDETAKKLWSVSCELLGIQWD; this comes from the exons ATGCTCAACTGCTGGGAAGCCGCGCTGGGCGCCGCCGTCTCCGTCCCCGTCTTTCTTTTCGTGGCAGCGCCCTACATCAG GCGCTATGTCGCTGGAGGACGGTGTAAGTCAACAGCAAGGCTGGAGGGGAAGGTGGTGATAATCACAGGAGCCAACACAGGCATCGGGAAGGAGACCGCCAGAGACCTCGCACGAAGAG GTGCAAGGGTAATTATTGCTTGCAGAGACACGGCAAaggcagaagctgcagccagtgAAATCCGAGCCGAGACAGGGAACCAGGAAGTCATTGCGAAAAAACTGGACTTGGCTGATACTAAGTCCATCCGGGAGTTTGCTGAGAGATTTCTAGCAG AGGAGAAGGAACTCCATATTCTCATTAATAATGCTGGGGTAATGTTATGCCCTTACTCCAAGACTGCTGATGGCTTTGAGATGCAGCTGGGAGTCAATCATCTCG GTCATTTTCTCTTGACCTTCCTGTTGCTGGAGCGTCTGAAGCAGTGTGCCCCCGCCCGCATCGTGAACGTGTCCTCCCTGGCTCACCACGGCGGCCGCATCCGCTTCCACGATCTGCACGGGGAGAAGAGCTACAATCGCGGCCTGGCCTACTGCCACAGCAAGCTGGCCAACGTGCTCTTCACCCGCGAGCTGGCCCGGCGCCTGCAAG GCACTAAAGTCACAGCAAACGCTCTCCATCCCGGGTCTGTGTACTCGGATCTGGTCCGGCACTCGTCTGTAATGACCTGGCTGTGGAAGATATTCTCCTTCTTCTTGAAGACACCTTGTGAAGGAGCTCAGACCAGTATCTACTGTGCAGTAGCTGAGGAGCTGGAGTCTGTGACAGGACAGTATTTCAG TGATTGCCAGCCAGCGTACGTATCTCCACGTGGTCGGGATGATGAGACGGCAAAGAAGCTCTGGAGCGTGAGCTGTGAGCTCCTTGGCATCCAGTGGGACTGA